The following proteins are co-located in the Clostridiales bacterium genome:
- a CDS encoding PD-(D/E)XK motif protein has translation MKITPELLENQWNSIKYKDGGFLQIDTQHPLEWHIGYQSISQRTLLLVSDTEFGIVESSKSMIVSRRRRESDNCWTLSFELLRNEQQDVFAIFCCDIIEHSRSATNKTEALKLVISRYKQWSKLLETQRNGLMDEHSRKGLLGELLFLEQRITTVGANLSAIQGWSGADGADQDFVYSDGWFEIKSIGVSATSVTISSLEQLDCIDEGELVIQQIDKVAPDKQGAFSLNDVVHRIGTMLIDDVEALELLRAKLSAYGYIDLQEYSEQKYFCSGTLRYVVDKDFPRLIKNSVPPQVSSLHYELDLPSLVNWRKE, from the coding sequence ATGAAAATAACTCCTGAACTCCTTGAAAATCAATGGAACAGCATTAAGTACAAAGATGGTGGATTTTTACAGATTGATACACAACATCCGCTGGAATGGCATATTGGTTATCAGTCTATCAGCCAACGCACGCTTCTACTTGTCAGTGACACGGAATTTGGCATAGTTGAGTCCTCAAAGTCTATGATAGTAAGCCGTCGCAGACGAGAATCCGATAACTGTTGGACATTATCTTTTGAGCTGTTACGCAATGAGCAACAGGATGTGTTTGCAATTTTTTGTTGTGACATTATAGAACATTCCCGCTCTGCAACTAACAAGACGGAAGCTCTTAAATTAGTGATCAGCCGTTATAAGCAATGGAGCAAGCTACTGGAAACCCAACGGAATGGTCTGATGGATGAGCATAGCCGCAAGGGGTTACTTGGTGAACTTTTATTTTTAGAACAACGAATTACAACTGTTGGTGCAAACTTATCTGCGATACAAGGATGGTCAGGAGCGGATGGTGCCGATCAAGACTTCGTGTATTCTGATGGTTGGTTTGAGATAAAGAGCATCGGTGTGTCTGCAACCAGTGTCACAATATCGTCCTTGGAACAACTTGATTGTATTGATGAAGGAGAATTGGTGATTCAACAAATTGATAAGGTTGCGCCAGACAAGCAAGGGGCATTTTCGCTTAATGATGTAGTTCACAGAATCGGAACGATGCTTATTGATGACGTTGAAGCACTTGAATTGCTTCGCGCCAAACTTAGTGCCTACGGATACATAGATTTACAGGAATATTCAGAACAAAAGTATTTCTGTTCTGGTACGCTACGGTATGTGGTAGACAAGGATTTCCCGAGGCTTATAAAAAACAGCGTGCCACCACAAGTATCCTCGCTGCATTATGAATTAGATTTGCCCTCTTTAGTAAATTGGCGGAAGGAGTAA